A single genomic interval of Lathyrus oleraceus cultivar Zhongwan6 chromosome 7, CAAS_Psat_ZW6_1.0, whole genome shotgun sequence harbors:
- the LOC127106838 gene encoding extensin-2, whose translation MRTSIGARQGPRLIYAIAFCIVAFSTFASADDDKPYYGGQYPYNNYPQPPYTYKPPPYNNYQSPPPYAYNFPPYNYQSPPPYDNKFPPYYYKAPPAPYVDKFPPYYYKSPPSPYVDKFPPYYYKSPPLPSSSPPPPYVDKFPPYYYKSSPPPSPSPPPPYVYKSPPPPPYIYKSPPPPPYVYNSPPPPYVYQSPPPPPYIYKSPPPPSPPPPYVYKSPPPPPYVYNSPPPPYVYQSPPPPPYIYKSPPPPSPSPPPPYIYKSPPPPSPSPPPPYVYISPPPPYVYNSPPPPSPSPPPPYVYKSPPPPPYVYSSPPPPSPPPPYVYKSPPPPYSSSPPPYVYKSPPSPYVYESPPYIYKPPTLPPYVYKSPPPSYIDAPPSRPSYSTPPYIYKSPPTPYNPYLYTSPPPPVY comes from the coding sequence ATGAGAACCTCAATTGGGGCGAGGCAAGGGCCTCGACTCATCTATGCTATAGCATTTTGCATAGTTGCTTTTAGTACTTTTGCTAGTGCTGATGATGATAAGCCTTACTATGGAGGCCAATATCCATACAACAACTATCCCCAACCACCATACACTTACAAACCACCTCCATATAACAATTATCAATCTCCACCCCCATATGCTTACAATTTCCCCCCATATAATTATCAATCTCCTCCTCCTTATGACAATAAATTCCCTCCATATTACTATAAAGCTCCACCAGCTCCTTATGTTGACAAATTTCCTCCATATTATTATAAATCTCCACCATCTCCTTATGTCGATAAATTTCCTCCATACTACTATAAATCTCCACCTCTACCATCTTCATCACCACCACCTCCTTATGTCGACAAATTTCCACCATATTACTACAAATCTTCTCCTCCACCATCTCCATCGCCACCGCCTCCTTATGTCTACAAATCACCTCCACCTCCTCCATATATCTATAAGTCACCACCTCCCCCACCATATGTCTATAATAGTCCACCACCTCCATATGTTTACCAATCACCACCCCCTCCACCATATATTTACAAGTCTCCTCCCCCACCATCACCGCCTCCTCCATATGTCTACAAGTCACCACCTCCTCCACCATATGTCTATAATAGTCCACCACCTCCATATGTTTACCAATCACCACCTCCCCCACCATACATTTACAAATCTCCTCCTCCACCGTCTCCATCACCACCCCCTCCATATATCTACAAATCACCACCTCCTCCATCTCCTTCTCCTCCACCTCCATATGTATATATTAGTCCACCACCTCCATATGTTTACAACTCACCACCACCACCATCCCCTTCACCACCTCCTCCATATGTCTATAAGTCACCACCTCCCCCACCATATGTATACAGTAGTCCACCCCCACCCTCACCACCACCTCCATATGTCTACAAATCTCCTCCTCCACCATACTCCTCTTCTCCCCCACCATATGTTTACAAGTCTCCACCCTCTCCATATGTTTATGAGTCTCCACCATATATCTATAAACCCCCAACACTACCTCCCTATGTATATAAATCACCTCCTCCATCCTACATCGATGCACCACCATCTCGTCCATCTTATTCAACACCTCCATACATTTACAAATCTCCACCAACACCATATAATCCTTATCTATATACTTCTCCTCCACCTCCAGTGTACTAA